A region from the Mustela erminea isolate mMusErm1 chromosome 2, mMusErm1.Pri, whole genome shotgun sequence genome encodes:
- the PRDM8 gene encoding PR domain zinc finger protein 8 isoform X2: protein MDIALRSPSWHRLRGSNTSPSRLGNALIPRAKETLDCVPGFQVACSGRFVPDLVPVMEDSGIQRGIWDGDAKAVQQCLTDIFTSVYTTCDIPENAIFGPCILSHTSLYDSIAFIALKSTDKRTVPYIFRVDTSAANGSSEGLMWLRLVQSARDKEEQNLEAYIKNGQLFYRSLRRIAKDEELLVWYGKELTELLLLCPSRPHSKMNGSSPYTCLECSQRFQFEFPYVAHLRFRCPKRLHSADASPQDEHGGGAGAKDRGGGGGGKDQPQAPQEAPLGAGPKFGKAGPVHHYPAPSPEGSGQPAAGGGAKPSTDFHNLARELENSGGGHTCSPGRGLGGGQQEAELSPDGSAPGGGKGKRKFPDEAAEGGGGGAGLAGARGRFAERPPPASKEDLVCTPQQYRAAGSYFGLEDSGRLFAPPSPETGEAKRSAFVEVKKAARAAGLQEDAADGGGAAADDQDAGGGGGGGGGGGPSTPVAASPAGADKLLAPRPGGPLPSRLEGGSPARGSAFTSVPQLGGAGGAGAGAGAGAAGGGGGGQGPGPDERKSAFSQPARSFAQLSPLVLGQKLGALEPCHPGDGVGPARLYPAAADPLAVKLQGAADLNGGCGALAGGGGGGGGGGLPKQNPFLYATAFWPKSSAAAAAAAAAAAGPLQLQLPSALTLLPPSFTSLCLPAQNWCAKCNASFRMTSDLVYHMRSHHKKEYAMEPLVKRRREEKLKCPICNESFRERHHLSRHMTSHN from the exons ATGGACATCGCTCTCCGGAGCCCATCTTG GCACCGCCTGCGGGGCAGCAACACCAGCCCCTCTCGACTTGGAAATGCACTGATTCCGCGGGCAAAAGAGACCCTCGACTGCGTCCCCGGGTTCCAGGTGGCCTGCTCGGGGCGGTTCGTTCCCGACCTTGTCCCGG TGATGGAGGATTCAGGCATCCAGCGAGGCATCTGGGATGGAGATGCCAAGGCTGTCCAGCAATGTCTGACAGATATTTTTACCAGTGTTTACACCACCTGCGACATCCCCGAGAATGCTATATTTGGTCCCTGCATCCTGAGCCATACTTCCCTGTATGACAGCATAGCTTTCATAGCTCTCAAGTCCACGGACAAGAGAACAGTCCCCTATATCTTCCGG GTAGACACCTCAGCGGCAAATGGTTCTTCAGAAGGTCTCATGTGGCTGCGACTTGTCCAATCAGCCCGAGATAAAGAAGAGCAGAACCTCGAGGCCTACATAAAAAACGGACAGCTGTTCTACCGTTCTCTCCGCAGGATTGCCAAAGACGAGGAGTTACTAGTTTGGTATGGGAAAGAACTGACTGAGTtactcttgctctgcccctctaGACCCCACAGCAAAATGAATG GGTCGTCCCCGTACACATGCCTGGAGTGCAGCCAGCGTTTCCAGTTCGAGTTCCCCTACGTGGCGCATCTGCGCTTCCGCTGCCCCAAGAGACTGCACAGCGCGGACGCCAGCCCGCAGGACGAGcacggcggcggcgcgggcgccAAGGatcgcgggggcgggggcggcggcaaGGACCAGCCGCAGGCGCCGCAGGAGGCGCCCCTGGGCGCCGGCCCCAAGTTCGGCAAAGCCGGCCCGGTGCACCACTACCCGGCCCCCTCCCCCGAGGGCAGCGGCCAGCCCGCGGCCGGCGGCGGCGCCAAGCCCTCCACGGACTTCCACAACCTGGCCCGGGAGCTCGAGAACTCGGGCGGCGGCCACACCTGCTCCCCGGGCCGGGGCCTCGGCGGCGGCCAGCAGGAGGCGGAGCTGAGCCCCGACGGCAGCGCCCCGGGCGGCGGCAAGGGCAAGCGGAAATTCCCGGACGAGGCGGcggagggcggcggcggcggcgcggggctggcgggggcgcgggggcgctTCGCCGAGCGGCCGCCGCCCGCCTCCAAGGAGGACCTGGTGTGCACGCCGCAGCAGTACCGCGCCGCGGGCAGCTACTTCGGCCTGGAGGACAGCGGCCGCCTGTTCGCGCCGCCCAGCCCCGAGACGGGCGAGGCGAAGCGCAGCGCCTTCGTGGAGGTGAAGAAGGCGGCGCGCGCGGCGGGTCTGCAGGAGGACGCGGCCGACGGGGGCGGCGCGGCCGCCGACGACCAGGacgcggggggcggcggcggcgggggcggcggcggcggcccctcCACGCCCGTGGCCGCCTCTCCGGCGGGCGCCGACAAGCTGCTGGCCCCGCGGCCCGGGGGCCCCCTGCCCAGCCGGCTGGAGGGCGGCAGCCCGGCGCGGGGCAGCGCCTTCACGTCGGTGCCGCAGCtgggcggcgcgggcggcgcgggcgcgggcgcgggcgctggggcggcggggggcggcggcggcggccaggGGCCCGGGCCGGACGAGCGCAAGAGCGCCTTCTCGCAGCCCGCGCGCTCCTTCGCGCAGCTGTCGCCGCTCGTGCTGGGCCAGAAGCTGGGCGCGCTCGAGCCGTGCCACCCCGGCGACGGCGTGGGCCCCGCCAGGCTCTACCCCGCCGCGGCCGACCCGCTGGCCGTGAAGCTCCAGGGCGCCGCGGACCTGAACGGCGGCTGCGGGGCGctggcgggcggcggcggcggcggcggcgggggcggcctGCCCAAGCAGAACCCCTTCCTCTACGCCACCGCCTTCTGGCCCAAGAGctcggcggccgcggcggcggcggcggcggcggccgcggggccCCTGCAGCTGCAGCTGCCGTCGGCGCTCACGCTGCTGCCGCCGTCCTTCACGTCGCTGTGTCTGCCCGCGCAGAACTGGTGCGCCAAGTGCAACGCGTCCTTCCGCATGACCTCCGACCTGGTGTACCACATGCGCTCGCACCACAAGAAGGAGTACGCGATGGAGCCCCTGGTGAAGCGGCGGCGCGAGGAGAAGCTCAAGTGCCCCATCTGCAACGAGTCCTTCAGGGAGCGCCACCACCTCTCCAGGCACATGACCTCGCACAACTGA
- the PRDM8 gene encoding PR domain zinc finger protein 8 isoform X1: MDIALRSPSWHRLRGSNTSPSRLGNALIPRAKETLDCVPGFQVACSGRFVPDLVPVMEDSGIQRGIWDGDAKAVQQCLTDIFTSVYTTCDIPENAIFGPCILSHTSLYDSIAFIALKSTDKRTVPYIFRVDTSAANGSSEGLMWLRLVQSARDKEEQNLEAYIKNGQLFYRSLRRIAKDEELLVWVVPVHMPGVQPAFPVRVPLRGASALPLPQETAQRGRQPAGRARRRRGRQGSRGRGRRQGPAAGAAGGAPGRRPQVRQSRPGAPLPGPLPRGQRPARGRRRRQALHGLPQPGPGARELGRRPHLLPGPGPRRRPAGGGAEPRRQRPGRRQGQAEIPGRGGGGRRRRRGAGGGAGALRRAAAARLQGGPGVHAAAVPRRGQLLRPGGQRPPVRAAQPRDGRGEAQRLRGGEEGGARGGSAGGRGRRGRRGRRRPGRGGRRRRGRRRRPLHARGRLSGGRRQAAGPAARGPPAQPAGGRQPGAGQRLHVGAAAGRRGRRGRGRGRWGGGGRRRRPGARAGRAQERLLAARALLRAAVAARAGPEAGRARAVPPRRRRGPRQALPRRGRPAGREAPGRRGPERRLRGAGGRRRRRRRGRPAQAEPLPLRHRLLAQELGGRGGGGGGGRGAPAAAAAVGAHAAAAVLHVAVSARAELVRQVQRVLPHDLRPGVPHALAPQEGVRDGAPGEAAARGEAQVPHLQRVLQGAPPPLQAHDLAQLTREDPGSPRARAAEPPAGKTREDTHHLLVTWNAAPRDPAHTLKRPRAAPTFPFHVSLRPTFHAHAHAQDRMVDL, translated from the exons ATGGACATCGCTCTCCGGAGCCCATCTTG GCACCGCCTGCGGGGCAGCAACACCAGCCCCTCTCGACTTGGAAATGCACTGATTCCGCGGGCAAAAGAGACCCTCGACTGCGTCCCCGGGTTCCAGGTGGCCTGCTCGGGGCGGTTCGTTCCCGACCTTGTCCCGG TGATGGAGGATTCAGGCATCCAGCGAGGCATCTGGGATGGAGATGCCAAGGCTGTCCAGCAATGTCTGACAGATATTTTTACCAGTGTTTACACCACCTGCGACATCCCCGAGAATGCTATATTTGGTCCCTGCATCCTGAGCCATACTTCCCTGTATGACAGCATAGCTTTCATAGCTCTCAAGTCCACGGACAAGAGAACAGTCCCCTATATCTTCCGG GTAGACACCTCAGCGGCAAATGGTTCTTCAGAAGGTCTCATGTGGCTGCGACTTGTCCAATCAGCCCGAGATAAAGAAGAGCAGAACCTCGAGGCCTACATAAAAAACGGACAGCTGTTCTACCGTTCTCTCCGCAGGATTGCCAAAGACGAGGAGTTACTAGTTTG GGTCGTCCCCGTACACATGCCTGGAGTGCAGCCAGCGTTTCCAGTTCGAGTTCCCCTACGTGGCGCATCTGCGCTTCCGCTGCCCCAAGAGACTGCACAGCGCGGACGCCAGCCCGCAGGACGAGcacggcggcggcgcgggcgccAAGGatcgcgggggcgggggcggcggcaaGGACCAGCCGCAGGCGCCGCAGGAGGCGCCCCTGGGCGCCGGCCCCAAGTTCGGCAAAGCCGGCCCGGTGCACCACTACCCGGCCCCCTCCCCCGAGGGCAGCGGCCAGCCCGCGGCCGGCGGCGGCGCCAAGCCCTCCACGGACTTCCACAACCTGGCCCGGGAGCTCGAGAACTCGGGCGGCGGCCACACCTGCTCCCCGGGCCGGGGCCTCGGCGGCGGCCAGCAGGAGGCGGAGCTGAGCCCCGACGGCAGCGCCCCGGGCGGCGGCAAGGGCAAGCGGAAATTCCCGGACGAGGCGGcggagggcggcggcggcggcgcggggctggcgggggcgcgggggcgctTCGCCGAGCGGCCGCCGCCCGCCTCCAAGGAGGACCTGGTGTGCACGCCGCAGCAGTACCGCGCCGCGGGCAGCTACTTCGGCCTGGAGGACAGCGGCCGCCTGTTCGCGCCGCCCAGCCCCGAGACGGGCGAGGCGAAGCGCAGCGCCTTCGTGGAGGTGAAGAAGGCGGCGCGCGCGGCGGGTCTGCAGGAGGACGCGGCCGACGGGGGCGGCGCGGCCGCCGACGACCAGGacgcggggggcggcggcggcgggggcggcggcggcggcccctcCACGCCCGTGGCCGCCTCTCCGGCGGGCGCCGACAAGCTGCTGGCCCCGCGGCCCGGGGGCCCCCTGCCCAGCCGGCTGGAGGGCGGCAGCCCGGCGCGGGGCAGCGCCTTCACGTCGGTGCCGCAGCtgggcggcgcgggcggcgcgggcgcgggcgcgggcgctggggcggcggggggcggcggcggcggccaggGGCCCGGGCCGGACGAGCGCAAGAGCGCCTTCTCGCAGCCCGCGCGCTCCTTCGCGCAGCTGTCGCCGCTCGTGCTGGGCCAGAAGCTGGGCGCGCTCGAGCCGTGCCACCCCGGCGACGGCGTGGGCCCCGCCAGGCTCTACCCCGCCGCGGCCGACCCGCTGGCCGTGAAGCTCCAGGGCGCCGCGGACCTGAACGGCGGCTGCGGGGCGctggcgggcggcggcggcggcggcggcgggggcggcctGCCCAAGCAGAACCCCTTCCTCTACGCCACCGCCTTCTGGCCCAAGAGctcggcggccgcggcggcggcggcggcggcggccgcggggccCCTGCAGCTGCAGCTGCCGTCGGCGCTCACGCTGCTGCCGCCGTCCTTCACGTCGCTGTGTCTGCCCGCGCAGAACTGGTGCGCCAAGTGCAACGCGTCCTTCCGCATGACCTCCGACCTGGTGTACCACATGCGCTCGCACCACAAGAAGGAGTACGCGATGGAGCCCCTGGTGAAGCGGCGGCGCGAGGAGAAGCTCAAGTGCCCCATCTGCAACGAGTCCTTCAGGGAGCGCCACCACCTCTCCAGGCACATGACCTCGCACAACTGACCCGAGAGGACCCCGGCTCTCCGCGCGCGCGCGCAGCCGAGCCGCCTGCGGGAAAAACACGCGAGGACACCCACCACCTCCTTGTGACCTGGAACGCTGCACCCAGAGACCCAGCGCACACGCTCAAGCGTCCACGGGCCGCCCCAACCTTTCCCTTCCATGTTTCCCTGCGACCTACGTTCcacgcgcacgcacacgcacaagACAGGATGGTGGATCTTTGA
- the PRDM8 gene encoding PR domain zinc finger protein 8 isoform X3, producing MMEDSGIQRGIWDGDAKAVQQCLTDIFTSVYTTCDIPENAIFGPCILSHTSLYDSIAFIALKSTDKRTVPYIFRVDTSAANGSSEGLMWLRLVQSARDKEEQNLEAYIKNGQLFYRSLRRIAKDEELLVWVVPVHMPGVQPAFPVRVPLRGASALPLPQETAQRGRQPAGRARRRRGRQGSRGRGRRQGPAAGAAGGAPGRRPQVRQSRPGAPLPGPLPRGQRPARGRRRRQALHGLPQPGPGARELGRRPHLLPGPGPRRRPAGGGAEPRRQRPGRRQGQAEIPGRGGGGRRRRRGAGGGAGALRRAAAARLQGGPGVHAAAVPRRGQLLRPGGQRPPVRAAQPRDGRGEAQRLRGGEEGGARGGSAGGRGRRGRRGRRRPGRGGRRRRGRRRRPLHARGRLSGGRRQAAGPAARGPPAQPAGGRQPGAGQRLHVGAAAGRRGRRGRGRGRWGGGGRRRRPGARAGRAQERLLAARALLRAAVAARAGPEAGRARAVPPRRRRGPRQALPRRGRPAGREAPGRRGPERRLRGAGGRRRRRRRGRPAQAEPLPLRHRLLAQELGGRGGGGGGGRGAPAAAAAVGAHAAAAVLHVAVSARAELVRQVQRVLPHDLRPGVPHALAPQEGVRDGAPGEAAARGEAQVPHLQRVLQGAPPPLQAHDLAQLTREDPGSPRARAAEPPAGKTREDTHHLLVTWNAAPRDPAHTLKRPRAAPTFPFHVSLRPTFHAHAHAQDRMVDL from the exons A TGATGGAGGATTCAGGCATCCAGCGAGGCATCTGGGATGGAGATGCCAAGGCTGTCCAGCAATGTCTGACAGATATTTTTACCAGTGTTTACACCACCTGCGACATCCCCGAGAATGCTATATTTGGTCCCTGCATCCTGAGCCATACTTCCCTGTATGACAGCATAGCTTTCATAGCTCTCAAGTCCACGGACAAGAGAACAGTCCCCTATATCTTCCGG GTAGACACCTCAGCGGCAAATGGTTCTTCAGAAGGTCTCATGTGGCTGCGACTTGTCCAATCAGCCCGAGATAAAGAAGAGCAGAACCTCGAGGCCTACATAAAAAACGGACAGCTGTTCTACCGTTCTCTCCGCAGGATTGCCAAAGACGAGGAGTTACTAGTTTG GGTCGTCCCCGTACACATGCCTGGAGTGCAGCCAGCGTTTCCAGTTCGAGTTCCCCTACGTGGCGCATCTGCGCTTCCGCTGCCCCAAGAGACTGCACAGCGCGGACGCCAGCCCGCAGGACGAGcacggcggcggcgcgggcgccAAGGatcgcgggggcgggggcggcggcaaGGACCAGCCGCAGGCGCCGCAGGAGGCGCCCCTGGGCGCCGGCCCCAAGTTCGGCAAAGCCGGCCCGGTGCACCACTACCCGGCCCCCTCCCCCGAGGGCAGCGGCCAGCCCGCGGCCGGCGGCGGCGCCAAGCCCTCCACGGACTTCCACAACCTGGCCCGGGAGCTCGAGAACTCGGGCGGCGGCCACACCTGCTCCCCGGGCCGGGGCCTCGGCGGCGGCCAGCAGGAGGCGGAGCTGAGCCCCGACGGCAGCGCCCCGGGCGGCGGCAAGGGCAAGCGGAAATTCCCGGACGAGGCGGcggagggcggcggcggcggcgcggggctggcgggggcgcgggggcgctTCGCCGAGCGGCCGCCGCCCGCCTCCAAGGAGGACCTGGTGTGCACGCCGCAGCAGTACCGCGCCGCGGGCAGCTACTTCGGCCTGGAGGACAGCGGCCGCCTGTTCGCGCCGCCCAGCCCCGAGACGGGCGAGGCGAAGCGCAGCGCCTTCGTGGAGGTGAAGAAGGCGGCGCGCGCGGCGGGTCTGCAGGAGGACGCGGCCGACGGGGGCGGCGCGGCCGCCGACGACCAGGacgcggggggcggcggcggcgggggcggcggcggcggcccctcCACGCCCGTGGCCGCCTCTCCGGCGGGCGCCGACAAGCTGCTGGCCCCGCGGCCCGGGGGCCCCCTGCCCAGCCGGCTGGAGGGCGGCAGCCCGGCGCGGGGCAGCGCCTTCACGTCGGTGCCGCAGCtgggcggcgcgggcggcgcgggcgcgggcgcgggcgctggggcggcggggggcggcggcggcggccaggGGCCCGGGCCGGACGAGCGCAAGAGCGCCTTCTCGCAGCCCGCGCGCTCCTTCGCGCAGCTGTCGCCGCTCGTGCTGGGCCAGAAGCTGGGCGCGCTCGAGCCGTGCCACCCCGGCGACGGCGTGGGCCCCGCCAGGCTCTACCCCGCCGCGGCCGACCCGCTGGCCGTGAAGCTCCAGGGCGCCGCGGACCTGAACGGCGGCTGCGGGGCGctggcgggcggcggcggcggcggcggcgggggcggcctGCCCAAGCAGAACCCCTTCCTCTACGCCACCGCCTTCTGGCCCAAGAGctcggcggccgcggcggcggcggcggcggcggccgcggggccCCTGCAGCTGCAGCTGCCGTCGGCGCTCACGCTGCTGCCGCCGTCCTTCACGTCGCTGTGTCTGCCCGCGCAGAACTGGTGCGCCAAGTGCAACGCGTCCTTCCGCATGACCTCCGACCTGGTGTACCACATGCGCTCGCACCACAAGAAGGAGTACGCGATGGAGCCCCTGGTGAAGCGGCGGCGCGAGGAGAAGCTCAAGTGCCCCATCTGCAACGAGTCCTTCAGGGAGCGCCACCACCTCTCCAGGCACATGACCTCGCACAACTGACCCGAGAGGACCCCGGCTCTCCGCGCGCGCGCGCAGCCGAGCCGCCTGCGGGAAAAACACGCGAGGACACCCACCACCTCCTTGTGACCTGGAACGCTGCACCCAGAGACCCAGCGCACACGCTCAAGCGTCCACGGGCCGCCCCAACCTTTCCCTTCCATGTTTCCCTGCGACCTACGTTCcacgcgcacgcacacgcacaagACAGGATGGTGGATCTTTGA